A single genomic interval of Salvia splendens isolate huo1 unplaced genomic scaffold, SspV2 ctg936, whole genome shotgun sequence harbors:
- the LOC121791839 gene encoding zinc finger MYM-type protein 5-like, protein MDRYFKKLSSVDSSSVEPSLLQPQELLNEDKSKVDLENLPSDPGERPDIMSYPPNLIEQVRRAYLLKGPCQPRNHDFRPTVDGNRKRKFVSHWFDEFKDWLEYSVTKEATFCLYCYLFSRLHGNGQDAFVSGGFTVWRKKERLRDHVENHKSAQNRCRLACEDLMNQAQHIEVSLAKQLTQSKLDYRRD, encoded by the coding sequence ATGGATCGTTATTTCAAGAAACTTTCTTCCGTtgattcttcatcagttgaaccttCACTTCTTCAACCTCAAGAATTATTGAATGAAGATAAAAGTaaggttgatttagagaatcttCCAAGTGATCCAGGAGAACGACCTGATATAATGAGTTATCCACCAAATTTAATAGAACAAGTTCGCAGAGCTTACTTACTTAAAGGTCCATGTCAACCACGTAATCATGATTTTCGTCCTACAGTAGAtggaaatcgaaaacgtaaattTGTCTCACATTGGTTTGATGAATTTAAGGATTGGTTGGAATATAGTGTTACAAAGGAAGCaactttttgtttatattgctATCTTTTTTCAAGACTCCACGGAAATGGACAAGATGCTTTTGTATCAGGGGGATTTACGGTCTGGCGCAAGAAAGAAAGATTAAGAGATCATGTTGAAAACCATAAAAGTGCTCAAAACAGGTGCAGATTAGCATGTGAGGATTTGATGAATCAAGCCCAACACATTGAGGTCTCTTTGGCAAAACAGTTAACACAGTCTAAGCTTGACTACCGCCGCGATTAA
- the LOC121791838 gene encoding LOW QUALITY PROTEIN: DNA (cytosine-5)-methyltransferase CMT2-like (The sequence of the model RefSeq protein was modified relative to this genomic sequence to represent the inferred CDS: inserted 1 base in 1 codon) — protein MADPSQIASADPPLAPLPLQPNENSEPATPVSSSSDGGGSNLENFPQSNGVPVEKSANRRVETLRISDDQFRRRSPRLGENAGGERFVREASSLKLSSPDKIYPPLKKHKGGEQVWFFVGEPVPDDEARRRWPWRYEVAEGKQNNGQSLKRKVYDDDEDDDKLISNVKCHYLHAEVAKIIFELSDCVYVKGPKGGPNYVGKILEFFETMDGENYFSVQWFFRAEDTVIKKDGRSHDKKRLFYSTLVNDNLLDCIVSKVKVVQIKPNVNLKDNTIPPCDYYFDMKYDVDYSTFSTISTDSDSQLFPHPLMMPSNRKCAASKPATKSSVDGICKSELALLDLYSGCGGMSTGLCIGAKACGLDLVARWAVDIDEAACRSLKLNHPETQTRNEAAEDFFDLLKEWDRICRKYGKYEQKELRLKIVREADNAKXSELNQESSCEYEVARLVDICYGDPSDSGKRGLKFKVRWVGYGPSDDTWEPIEGMGKCPDHIRDFVQKGIKAKMLPRPGDVDVICGGPPCQGISGYNRFRNFDSPLEDERNRQILIFMDIIEFLKPKFVLMENVIDILRFAHGCLARYAISRLVSMHYQARVGIMAAGCYGLPQFRLRVFLWGAQPLEVLPQFPLPSHDVVIQYGFPSDFERNVVAYDEGKFRDLEKKILLSDVLSDLPPVSNNEKRENIPLRTEPEAEFQKYIRAAKCDMTASPSSKITKHKNPVLYDHRPYPLNEDDYMRVCKIPKQKGANFRDLPGIVIGSDNVVRRANEQDLMPSGKQWVPDYALSYRDGRSHKPFGRLWWDETVPTVFCYPDHRSRAILHPEQDRVLTLRECARLQGFPDYYMFTGSLKERYSQVGNAVAVSVGRALGYSLGMAVQRLSGDGHLLTLPPKFSHSTTVELLSLLNQ, from the exons ATGGCGGATCCTTCCCAAATCGCCTCGGCTGATCCGCCGCTAGCTCCGCTTCCATTGCAGCCGAATGAAAATTCCGAGCCTGCGACTCCAGTTTCAAGCAGTAGCGACGGAGGAGGCAGTAATTTGGAGAATTTTCCTCAATCCAATGGCGTTCCGGTGGAAAAATCAGCTAATCGGAGAGTGGAGACACTGAGGATCTCAGATGATCAATTCCGCCGGCGCTCGCCGAGACTGGGGGAAAATGCTGGAGGTGAGCGCTTCGTTAGGGAGGCGAGTTCTCTCAAATTGAGTAGTCCAGATAAGATATATCCGCCGCTTAAGAAGCATAAAGGTGGAGAACAGGTTTGGTTCTTCGTCGGTGAGCCAGTACCCGATGACGAGGCTCGCCGCAGGTGGCCATGGCGGTATGAGGTAGCTGAG GGAAAACAAAATAATGGGCAATCACTGAAACGTAA GgtttatgatgatgatgaagatgatgataaaCTTATTTCAAACGTAAAGTGTCACTATTTACATGCTGAAGTAGCGAAGATTATATTTGAGCTCAGTGATTGTGTTTACGTCAAA GGCCCAAAGGGAGGTCCTAATTACGTTGGCAAAATTCTAGAATTTTTTGAGACAATGGATGGCGAAAACTACTTTAGTGTTCAATGGTTCTTTAGAGCAGAAGATACG GTTATAAAGAAAGATGGAAGGTCACATGACAAGAAACGGTTATTCTACTCTACTCTCGTGAACGACAACTTGTTAGACTGCATAGTTTCAAAAGTTAAAGTTGTTCAAATAAAACCAAAT GTTAATTTGAAAGATAATACAATACCACCTTGtgattattattttgatatgaaatacGATGTCGACTACTCAACTTTCAGCACAATTTCAACAG ACAGCGACAGTCAGTTATTTCCTCATCCTTTGATGATGCCATCCAACAGAAAATGCGCTGCTTCTAAACCTGCCACCAAGTCTTCTGTGGATGGAATTTGTAAATCTGAGCTAGCATTACTGGATTTGTACTCTGGCTGTGGAGGAATGTCTACTGGACTGTGTATTGGCGCTAAAGCATGTGGCTTAGATCTTGTGGCG AGATGGGCTGTCGACATTGATGAAGCAGCATGTAGGAGCTTGAAGCTGAACCATCCAGAGACACAA ACAAGGAATGAAGCTGCAGAAGActtttttgatttattgaaggaATGGGATCGCATCTGCAGAAAATATGGGAAGTATGAACAGAAAGAACTCAGGTTAAAGATTGTTAGAGAAGCTGATAATGCTA AATCAGAATTGAATCAAGAAAGTTCGTGTGAATATGAAGTGGCAAGGCTGGTAGATATATGCTATGGTGATCCCTCTGACTCAGGGAAGCGAGGGCTTAAATTTAAG GTGCGCTGGGTTGGCTATGGCCCAAGTGATGATACATGGGAGCCAATTGAGGGCATGGG AAAATGTCCAGATCACATAAGAGATTTTGTACAAAAGGGAATAAAAGCAAAAATGCTGCCTCGTCCG GGAGATGTTGATGTAATTTGTGGTGGCCCTCCATGTCAAGGAATTAGTGGCTACAACCGGTTCCGGAATTTTGATTCTCCTCTTGAAGATGAGAGAAATCGCCAaatattgattttcatggatATTATTGAATTCTTAAAGCCAAAGTTTGTTTTAATGGAAAATGTTATTGACATCTTGAGGTTTGCCCATGGCTGTCTGGCAAGATATGCTATAAGCCGGCTGGTTAGTATGCATTACCAAGCAAGGGTTGGGATAATGGCTGCTGGTTGTTATGGGCTTCCTCAATTCCGCTTACGCGTTTTCTTATGGGGTGCTCAGCCTCTTGAG GTGCTACCCCAGTTTCCTCTTCCATCACATGACGTGGTGATCCAGTATGGATTTCCTAGCGATTTCGAG CGAAATGTCGTCGCTTATGATGAAGGAAAATTCCGCgatctagaaaaaaaaattcttctcaGTGATGTTCTTTCTGATCTTCCTCCT GTTTCAAATAATGAGAAACGGGAGAATATTCCACTCAGAACAGAACCTGAAGCAGAGTTTCAAAAGTATATCAGAGCAGCTAAATGTG aTATGACTGCTTCACCTTCCAGTAAAATAACTAAGCACAAGAATCCTGTTTTGTATGATCACCGGCCTTATCCTCTGAATGAGGATGATTACATGCGTGTCTGTAAAATACCAAAACAAAAG GGGGCAAATTTTAGAGACCTCCCAGGCATTGTGATTGGGTCTGACAATGTAGTTCGCCGAGCAAATGAGCAGGACTTGATGCCATCTGGAAAGCAATGG GTGCCTGACTATGCCCTTAGTTACCGTGATGGAAGGTCCCATAA ACCATTCGGACGACTGTGGTGGGATGAAACCGTACCAACTGTTTTCTGTTATCCAGACCATCGCTCGCGG GCTATTTTGCACCCGGAACAAGATAGGGTCCTCACTTTACGTGAATGTGCAAGACTACAAGGCTTCCCCGACTACTACATGTTCACTGGAAGCTTGAAAGAGAG ATACAGTCAGGTTGGCAATGCAGTAGCCGTTTCTGTTGGACGTGCTCTAGGATACTCATTAGGCATGGCAGTACAGAGACTGAGCGGAGACGGACATCTTCTCACTCTTCCACCCAAGTTCTCCCATTCTACAACCGTTGAGTTGCTATCGTTGCTCAACCAGTGA